From Methanomassiliicoccales archaeon, one genomic window encodes:
- the nrdD gene encoding anaerobic ribonucleoside-triphosphate reductase — protein MKAAEHMHDHKELHSDDKESTELSLFVRTSDEEIKKWDKSRIYDALVRETDISLDAARIVATEVEKLIAELDLDIVTAPLIRELTNAKLVEYSLAGIRKQHTRLGVPLYDARQIIMCPNKENANVPHGPEATNLTLSERIKKEFALLEVFSQEMADAHMRGDIHLHDLGMVDRPYCSGQSIEYVKKFGLNLPNAISIAKPAKHPEVLIEQIIKFSAALQGHFAGAIGWDAFNIFLAPYLEGIDYSRMKQLAQILVFEFAQQAVARGGQSIFSDLNLYWEIPDHFVGVPAIGPKGEFTGQNYEDYLDESQRFIDALFDVYMEGDALGRPFFFPKPNVHMTEKFFRTEGSDQFLEKISQVAAEKGNTYFVFDRGDTAKISECCRLTFKLDRSDLEDAKTPWKMRYSAMQNVTLNLPRIAYEAHQDDTRLNELIRERMEMVAKAHVQKKEFIAQLLDMGKMGPLSLLTMNLDGEPYYRLDKASFLVGMVGLNELVQYHTGEELHESKDALKYGLRVIASMKKEAESIGEEYGIRMPLEQTPAESTAYRFAKLDMKYFPLQAPTAIRGNRTTGEIYYTNSTYLNVGSNIGAIERVKMEGLYHPLIEAGALTHVWLGESKPPAESIAAFVKKTFHNTQNTQIAFSPEFTSCLSCGQTVRGLHDTCPKCQSPNVEGITRVTGFFSKISSWNKGKLGELKERHRSALN, from the coding sequence ATGAAAGCAGCAGAGCATATGCACGATCATAAAGAATTACATTCCGATGATAAGGAATCTACCGAATTGTCCTTATTCGTCAGGACATCAGATGAAGAGATCAAGAAATGGGACAAATCGAGGATATACGACGCTTTGGTACGTGAGACAGACATCAGTCTGGATGCTGCCCGAATCGTTGCGACCGAGGTCGAGAAACTAATCGCGGAACTTGATCTTGATATCGTTACAGCACCTTTGATCAGAGAGCTGACAAACGCCAAGCTCGTTGAGTATAGCTTGGCAGGGATCAGGAAGCAGCACACCCGGCTTGGTGTTCCACTGTACGATGCCCGTCAGATCATCATGTGTCCAAACAAGGAGAATGCCAATGTTCCACATGGGCCAGAGGCTACTAATCTCACACTCTCTGAGAGGATAAAGAAGGAATTTGCTCTGCTAGAGGTATTCAGTCAGGAGATGGCAGATGCTCACATGAGGGGGGACATACATCTGCATGACTTGGGTATGGTCGACCGTCCTTACTGTAGCGGTCAATCGATAGAGTACGTGAAGAAGTTCGGGTTAAATCTACCCAATGCCATCTCTATTGCGAAGCCAGCAAAGCACCCAGAGGTGCTTATCGAACAGATAATAAAGTTCTCGGCAGCACTGCAGGGGCATTTCGCAGGGGCCATAGGATGGGATGCGTTTAACATCTTTCTTGCACCATACCTGGAGGGCATTGATTACTCCAGGATGAAACAGCTTGCCCAGATCCTCGTTTTCGAATTTGCCCAGCAAGCGGTAGCCAGAGGAGGTCAATCGATCTTCAGCGATCTGAATCTCTACTGGGAGATACCGGATCATTTCGTGGGAGTGCCTGCAATAGGCCCAAAGGGAGAATTCACGGGACAGAACTATGAGGATTATCTCGATGAGAGTCAGAGATTCATCGATGCTCTATTCGATGTATATATGGAGGGGGACGCTTTGGGGAGACCATTCTTCTTCCCCAAGCCCAATGTCCATATGACGGAGAAATTCTTCCGTACAGAAGGCAGCGATCAGTTCCTGGAGAAGATATCCCAGGTTGCAGCGGAAAAGGGCAATACATATTTTGTTTTTGACCGTGGAGATACCGCGAAGATAAGTGAGTGTTGCAGATTGACGTTCAAGCTCGACAGGAGCGACCTCGAGGATGCCAAGACTCCTTGGAAGATGCGATACTCCGCGATGCAGAACGTCACCTTGAATCTTCCCAGGATAGCATACGAGGCGCATCAGGACGATACCAGGCTCAATGAGCTCATCCGGGAACGGATGGAAATGGTGGCGAAAGCACATGTTCAGAAGAAGGAGTTCATTGCTCAGCTCCTGGATATGGGAAAGATGGGCCCCCTGTCACTGCTAACCATGAATCTCGATGGTGAGCCATATTATAGACTGGACAAAGCCTCTTTCTTGGTAGGAATGGTCGGACTCAACGAATTGGTCCAATATCATACCGGAGAGGAACTGCACGAGTCCAAGGACGCACTGAAGTATGGTCTGAGGGTAATAGCCTCAATGAAGAAGGAGGCCGAGAGCATCGGTGAGGAGTACGGTATACGAATGCCGTTGGAGCAGACCCCCGCCGAGAGTACGGCATACCGCTTTGCCAAATTGGATATGAAGTACTTCCCATTGCAGGCCCCCACCGCGATAAGGGGGAACAGGACCACAGGGGAGATCTACTACACAAACTCCACCTACCTGAATGTGGGATCGAACATAGGTGCGATCGAGAGGGTCAAGATGGAGGGACTGTACCACCCGCTGATAGAGGCTGGTGCGCTGACACACGTCTGGCTTGGTGAGTCGAAACCACCGGCAGAGAGTATCGCTGCCTTTGTCAAGAAGACATTCCATAACACTCAGAATACTCAGATCGCTTTTAGCCCCGAGTTTACCTCCTGCCTTAGCTGCGGGCAAACTGTGAGAGGACTCCACGATACGTGCCCTAAATGCCAATCGCCCAATGTGGAAGGCATAACCCGTGTGACTGGATTCTTCTCGAAGATCAGCAGCTGGAACAAAGGAAAGCTAGGAGAACTTAAGGAAAGGCATCGTTCAGCCCTCAACTAA
- a CDS encoding methanogenesis marker 2 protein yields the protein MDLKALAQAIRNHPGVTRKRSISEVMHFIPSIGHNKVLASCGEDCAVLEYGDSVLLLAADGIMEPLMKASPYYAGYYSVLVNINDISAMGGIPIAMVDIISMKDLKICAQVMRGVEIAVKKFGVPIVGGHTHPDCEYHAIDIAILGTAKKDEVIYSHTAKVGDDIIFAMDLDGFYPDALPYAWDTTTMKDNQLVRAQVMIMNEISSKGLVNSGKDMSNPGSIGTLGMLLETSAKGGTVDVDLIPRPDNTDFIQWIMAYQGCGFVVTCPPQNSEEVIDMFKRVEVTASVVGSIDDSNKLVLTSGGKEDVLFDFNSDIITGCKPSTMAGMNHRF from the coding sequence ATGGACCTAAAGGCCCTTGCTCAGGCTATCCGGAATCATCCAGGGGTTACACGGAAGAGGAGCATTTCTGAAGTCATGCACTTCATTCCATCAATTGGCCACAACAAGGTCCTGGCATCCTGCGGTGAAGATTGCGCCGTGCTGGAATACGGAGACTCTGTTCTACTTCTGGCCGCAGATGGCATAATGGAGCCCCTCATGAAGGCCAGCCCCTACTATGCAGGTTACTATTCGGTTCTGGTCAATATCAATGATATTTCGGCAATGGGCGGAATACCAATCGCCATGGTCGATATAATCTCTATGAAGGACCTCAAGATATGTGCTCAGGTAATGAGAGGAGTGGAGATAGCGGTCAAGAAATTTGGAGTCCCCATAGTTGGGGGACATACCCATCCTGACTGCGAATACCACGCCATCGATATCGCCATACTGGGCACGGCTAAAAAAGACGAGGTGATCTATAGTCATACGGCCAAGGTCGGTGACGACATCATATTCGCCATGGATCTCGATGGTTTCTATCCAGATGCCCTTCCTTATGCTTGGGACACCACCACCATGAAAGACAACCAGCTGGTGAGGGCGCAGGTGATGATTATGAACGAGATCTCCAGCAAGGGTTTGGTCAATTCAGGAAAGGATATGAGCAATCCTGGATCCATAGGAACATTGGGTATGCTCCTCGAGACCAGTGCCAAGGGAGGGACTGTGGATGTAGATCTCATCCCCCGGCCCGACAATACGGATTTCATTCAGTGGATAATGGCCTACCAGGGCTGTGGGTTCGTGGTCACTTGCCCGCCCCAGAACTCGGAGGAGGTCATCGATATGTTCAAGAGAGTCGAGGTGACGGCATCGGTGGTAGGAAGCATCGACGATTCCAACAAACTCGTGCTCACCTCCGGTGGAAAGGAAGACGTTCTCTTCGACTTTAACAGTGATATCATAACAGGGTGCAAACCCTCTACAATGGCCGGTATGAACCACAGGTTCTGA
- a CDS encoding ABC transporter permease gives MRLGPFTSDEKEGGTDKDRGKATQDALKEGDAIFFYRKDLWFGIRNHLLNIVLGVLLLLVIWYLVAELVNLWKGLTLFPTPAETLSRLVDLLGGQKLYGVTVYSHVSASLARWAAGYALAVFFGIVMGISLGVSRRTHDVGIIPIYIFQMIPGLAWVPIAMLIFGLGNISTIFMIFMTALPPIAISTSSGIRAVPPNLVKAAQMTGASRSRIFFHVLLPASAMSVINGLRIGLANGWRVLIAAEMVVGVAIGLGYSIFQSRWSLDFEAAFVCIVIICMIGLVIEKLLFVVLEDKIRQRMGLTEEG, from the coding sequence ATGCGCCTAGGTCCCTTTACGTCCGATGAGAAAGAGGGAGGAACAGACAAGGATAGGGGGAAGGCCACTCAGGACGCCTTGAAAGAGGGAGATGCCATATTCTTCTACAGGAAGGATCTGTGGTTTGGAATTCGTAACCACCTCCTCAATATCGTTCTCGGAGTTCTCCTGCTTCTAGTGATCTGGTACCTAGTGGCTGAACTGGTCAATTTGTGGAAGGGGCTTACACTTTTCCCGACACCGGCTGAGACCCTTTCCAGACTCGTTGACCTTCTGGGTGGACAGAAACTATATGGTGTGACCGTTTACAGCCATGTGAGCGCTAGCTTGGCCCGATGGGCTGCCGGTTATGCGCTGGCGGTCTTTTTCGGGATCGTCATGGGCATATCTCTAGGAGTTTCCAGGAGAACCCACGACGTTGGCATAATACCCATATACATATTCCAAATGATACCGGGGCTTGCTTGGGTCCCCATAGCCATGCTGATCTTTGGCCTGGGAAATATCTCCACGATATTCATGATATTCATGACCGCCCTTCCTCCCATCGCCATTAGTACTTCCAGCGGAATAAGGGCGGTCCCTCCAAACCTCGTAAAGGCGGCTCAGATGACCGGAGCAAGCCGGTCGCGGATATTCTTCCACGTTCTTCTTCCCGCCTCCGCAATGTCGGTCATAAACGGATTGAGGATAGGGCTGGCGAACGGGTGGAGGGTTCTCATCGCCGCGGAGATGGTGGTGGGTGTCGCGATCGGACTAGGATACTCAATATTCCAGTCCCGTTGGTCCCTTGACTTCGAGGCCGCCTTCGTTTGCATCGTGATAATATGTATGATCGGCCTGGTCATCGAGAAACTACTCTTCGTTGTGCTGGAGGACAAGATCAGGCAGAGAATGGGCTTGACGGAGGAGGGATAG
- a CDS encoding ABC transporter ATP-binding protein, which translates to MLEIGGVSKVFHDRRKGRGVIALRDIHLSVARNEFLVIIGPSGCGKSTLINMIAGFDRPTRGRILHEGEVVTGPSPRRAVVFQDHSLFPWMSVMENIEFGLVSNGISPSVRRKTALHYLELVGLSDFKDARPCELSGGMMQKVAVARTLALEPDLLLMDEPFGSLDEETRRRMDRELLSIWKKEKKTVIFITHNLEEAVLLADRIVLMSTRPGEVEAEWIVRRERPRDPMSPCMCELKREISARLTGVYHPENGEQNHGQIPVEIETECSSLRDKLAEHSIEKLKMRR; encoded by the coding sequence ATGCTAGAGATCGGCGGGGTTTCCAAGGTTTTCCACGACCGGCGAAAAGGTCGGGGAGTTATCGCTCTCAGGGATATCCACCTGTCCGTGGCTAGGAACGAGTTCCTGGTCATCATTGGACCCAGTGGCTGTGGCAAGAGCACCCTCATCAACATGATAGCAGGATTCGACCGACCAACCCGGGGTAGGATCCTTCACGAGGGGGAGGTGGTTACAGGACCATCGCCGAGAAGAGCAGTGGTATTCCAAGACCACTCCCTCTTCCCCTGGATGTCCGTGATGGAGAACATAGAGTTCGGCCTGGTATCCAACGGAATTTCCCCTTCGGTCAGGAGGAAAACAGCCCTCCACTACCTGGAGCTTGTGGGATTGTCCGATTTCAAGGATGCGAGACCATGCGAGCTTTCGGGAGGCATGATGCAGAAAGTCGCTGTGGCACGCACCCTGGCCCTTGAACCTGACCTTCTTCTCATGGATGAGCCCTTTGGCAGTTTGGATGAAGAGACACGACGCCGAATGGATAGGGAGCTCCTCAGCATCTGGAAGAAGGAGAAGAAAACGGTGATTTTCATCACCCACAACCTAGAGGAGGCCGTCCTCCTGGCGGACAGGATCGTCCTGATGTCCACAAGGCCGGGTGAGGTAGAGGCCGAGTGGATCGTGCGGAGGGAAAGGCCCCGGGATCCGATGTCTCCCTGCATGTGCGAGCTCAAGCGGGAGATCTCCGCCAGACTCACGGGCGTCTATCATCCCGAGAATGGTGAACAGAACCATGGACAGATCCCTGTAGAAATCGAGACAGAATGTTCCTCATTGAGGGACAAACTGGCTGAACATTCAATTGAGAAGTTGAAGATGAGGAGATGA
- a CDS encoding ABC transporter substrate-binding protein: MNCMEMKNGKLVMLVVIVVVAASVGVAALALNGSADESLRIAYSNKVDYEPLIIANELDLYSEEGVKVTTYTVTGGIQAAEALATGAVDLAAMGDSPALLLLSQNSEMRIVGRYGGGEGMHRIVGWNDITTPQELIGKSVGIQFGSSTHGAFLSWADSEDLNLSEVNLVPLSPTDMPQAIATRQIDAMAGSEPWPTNVENTCGDQVHEIGNSSGLGNTFPLVLVTTKTVIDTRSSELQSVMNAIGMAVDIINQDREYSASICCNLTGLCAEDQLRCMEPLFYEMDFNQTDQDSMELTASFLVEYGKIQEIPPLDDLVDRRFLGVGGCCDPVETATCIIE, translated from the coding sequence ATGAACTGTATGGAAATGAAGAACGGTAAGCTAGTGATGCTGGTCGTCATAGTTGTGGTGGCGGCTTCGGTCGGGGTTGCCGCCCTCGCCCTAAATGGGTCGGCGGACGAGAGTCTTAGGATAGCATACTCCAACAAGGTGGACTATGAGCCACTCATAATCGCCAACGAGTTGGACCTGTACTCCGAAGAGGGTGTTAAGGTCACAACTTACACGGTGACTGGCGGAATACAAGCGGCAGAGGCACTTGCCACCGGAGCAGTGGATTTGGCCGCGATGGGTGATTCACCGGCATTGCTTCTTCTATCCCAGAATTCAGAGATGAGGATAGTCGGAAGATACGGCGGTGGGGAGGGTATGCACAGGATTGTGGGATGGAACGATATCACGACTCCTCAGGAGCTTATAGGAAAGAGTGTTGGCATCCAGTTCGGTTCGAGCACGCACGGGGCCTTCCTTAGCTGGGCCGACTCTGAAGACCTGAACCTCTCAGAGGTCAATCTGGTTCCCCTTTCCCCCACCGACATGCCTCAGGCCATAGCCACGAGGCAGATCGACGCCATGGCGGGGAGCGAGCCATGGCCAACGAACGTGGAGAACACTTGTGGAGACCAGGTACACGAGATCGGCAATTCCAGCGGGTTGGGAAATACGTTCCCATTGGTGCTGGTTACCACCAAGACCGTTATCGATACCAGGAGCTCGGAACTGCAGTCGGTCATGAATGCCATAGGAATGGCGGTGGACATCATCAACCAGGACAGAGAATATTCGGCCTCGATCTGCTGCAACCTGACAGGCCTCTGCGCCGAAGATCAGCTCCGCTGCATGGAACCGCTATTCTACGAAATGGATTTCAACCAGACCGACCAGGACAGCATGGAGCTGACCGCATCCTTCCTGGTAGAGTATGGAAAGATACAGGAGATCCCTCCATTGGATGATCTCGTGGACAGACGCTTCCTTGGAGTGGGAGGGTGCTGCGACCCCGTGGAGACTGCGACATGCATCATCGAATGA
- a CDS encoding cysteine hydrolase, producing the protein MKAEETAIVFIEFQNDFCKEGGGLYGGVKEQIAAQNTVGNAKDCIEKARGKVLTLIMPILFEEDYCDAGCEGVLGPIHIGAIESRSFRKGTWGGAIIDELKPTNMDIVVDGKRTLDGFNSSNIDFLLRVNCIKNVAFCGFLTNVCVEGTARSAYDKGYKVFLLKDCCAALSGEEQKYVEEKFFPLIGEVMTHQQFLNCLE; encoded by the coding sequence TTGAAAGCGGAGGAGACTGCAATTGTTTTCATAGAGTTCCAGAACGACTTCTGCAAGGAAGGCGGGGGGCTCTATGGAGGAGTCAAGGAGCAGATCGCTGCTCAGAACACCGTAGGGAATGCGAAGGACTGTATCGAGAAGGCCAGAGGTAAGGTGCTGACCCTTATCATGCCCATATTGTTCGAGGAGGACTACTGCGACGCTGGATGCGAGGGAGTGCTTGGTCCCATCCATATCGGAGCCATCGAATCCAGGTCGTTCCGAAAAGGAACTTGGGGCGGTGCCATTATCGACGAGTTAAAACCCACCAACATGGACATCGTGGTAGATGGGAAGCGTACACTGGATGGATTCAACTCCAGCAACATCGACTTCCTGCTGAGGGTAAACTGTATCAAGAATGTTGCCTTCTGTGGATTCCTTACCAATGTCTGCGTTGAAGGTACCGCAAGATCGGCCTATGACAAAGGGTACAAGGTCTTTCTGTTGAAGGACTGCTGCGCCGCTCTATCCGGAGAGGAGCAGAAGTACGTGGAAGAGAAGTTCTTCCCCCTGATCGGGGAGGTAATGACCCACCAGCAATTCTTGAACTGCCTGGAGTGA
- the lipA gene encoding lipoyl synthase: MPRSLDKPPWLKVRAPTDPKFKEMMDLISTMGLRTVCTASRCPNISECWSSGNAALMILGNTCTRNCGFCAVQYGNPKGEIDSDEGEKIAEIVEKLGLSHIVITSVTRDDLSDGGAGQFASVVTSIKKRSKETTIELLVPDFNGEETSIQTVVESHPDVLGHNLETVKRLQAKVRDRRASYEQSLRVLRRIGEFDETIFVKSSLMLGLGESEEEVLEAMEDLLEAGVDFLTLGQYLQPKGVRLRVSEYIPPNRFQDYRKNALDIGFRFVAAGPFVRSSYKAMEALDSV; this comes from the coding sequence TTGCCGAGGAGTCTTGACAAGCCCCCATGGTTGAAGGTGAGGGCGCCCACCGATCCCAAGTTCAAGGAGATGATGGACCTCATCAGCACCATGGGATTAAGAACGGTATGCACGGCATCCAGGTGCCCCAATATATCTGAGTGCTGGAGCTCTGGCAATGCCGCCCTCATGATCCTCGGAAACACCTGCACCAGGAACTGCGGATTCTGCGCAGTTCAGTATGGCAATCCCAAAGGGGAGATCGATTCCGACGAGGGTGAAAAGATAGCGGAGATCGTCGAAAAGTTGGGACTTAGCCACATTGTCATCACCTCGGTGACCAGAGATGACCTTTCTGATGGGGGAGCAGGGCAGTTTGCATCGGTGGTGACAAGCATAAAGAAGCGGAGCAAGGAAACCACTATCGAACTCCTCGTACCCGATTTCAATGGAGAGGAAACGTCCATCCAGACCGTGGTCGAATCACATCCCGATGTGCTCGGCCACAACCTAGAGACTGTCAAGAGACTCCAGGCCAAGGTTCGCGACCGAAGGGCATCGTATGAGCAGTCCCTGCGGGTCCTGAGAAGGATAGGTGAGTTCGACGAGACCATCTTCGTAAAGAGCTCCCTAATGCTCGGCCTTGGAGAGAGCGAGGAGGAAGTATTGGAGGCCATGGAGGATCTGCTCGAGGCCGGCGTGGACTTTCTTACACTGGGCCAGTATCTTCAGCCCAAGGGTGTCAGGTTGCGAGTATCGGAATATATTCCCCCCAATCGATTTCAGGACTATCGGAAGAACGCCCTGGATATCGGATTTCGATTTGTAGCGGCAGGTCCGTTCGTACGTAGCTCGTACAAGGCCATGGAGGCTTTAGATTCGGTTTGA
- the pdhA gene encoding pyruvate dehydrogenase (acetyl-transferring) E1 component subunit alpha, with translation MLIDDYDPLKGKRLQILKETGTVIKTLEPQLEEDVLLKAYRTMVLTRAADDKAVKLQRQGRLGAYPPGLGQEASQLGPAMALDKNDWLIWAFREMGALIWKGVPLWRQFLYWMGNEEGNNFPDGIRVTPTSVPVGSQILHAVGISYASKIKKEGSVALVYFGDGGSSEGDFHEGLNMAGVLNTPTVFVCQNNQYAISMRRAKQTASQTIAQKALAYGFEGIQVDGNDLLALYAATKEAVDRARNGEGPTLIESFTYRRGDHTTSDDASRYRPEKEVTEWEKRDPILRFRKYLEKKKLWDDEKEKKLLDEIQDEVERCVAKAEAYHKPSIEDIFKHTYAEMPPELKDQMDRLQQREGSE, from the coding sequence TTGCTGATTGACGATTATGACCCACTGAAGGGTAAGAGGCTTCAGATCCTGAAGGAGACCGGAACGGTAATCAAGACGCTGGAGCCACAGCTGGAAGAGGACGTGCTCCTGAAGGCATACAGAACCATGGTGCTGACCAGGGCCGCGGACGATAAGGCAGTGAAGCTGCAGAGGCAGGGTCGGTTGGGCGCCTATCCGCCTGGCCTTGGCCAGGAGGCGAGCCAGCTTGGACCGGCCATGGCACTGGATAAGAATGATTGGTTGATCTGGGCATTCAGAGAAATGGGGGCTCTCATTTGGAAGGGCGTTCCCCTTTGGCGGCAGTTCCTTTACTGGATGGGCAATGAGGAGGGTAACAATTTTCCGGACGGGATCAGGGTGACCCCGACCTCGGTGCCGGTTGGATCGCAGATACTGCATGCGGTGGGAATCTCCTATGCCTCAAAAATCAAGAAGGAAGGCTCGGTGGCGCTGGTCTACTTCGGAGATGGCGGGTCGTCCGAGGGGGACTTTCATGAGGGGCTGAACATGGCGGGAGTGCTGAACACTCCCACCGTTTTTGTCTGCCAGAACAACCAGTACGCAATCTCTATGAGAAGGGCCAAGCAAACCGCTTCCCAAACGATCGCACAGAAAGCACTTGCATATGGATTCGAGGGAATACAAGTCGATGGCAATGACCTACTGGCCTTGTATGCGGCTACCAAGGAGGCCGTCGACCGAGCGCGAAATGGTGAAGGTCCCACACTCATCGAATCATTCACATATAGGAGAGGGGACCACACCACCTCCGATGATGCCAGCCGCTACCGCCCTGAGAAGGAGGTCACGGAGTGGGAGAAAAGGGATCCCATCCTTCGCTTCAGGAAGTATCTCGAGAAGAAGAAGCTTTGGGATGATGAGAAGGAGAAGAAACTCCTGGACGAGATCCAGGATGAGGTGGAGAGGTGCGTTGCCAAGGCAGAGGCCTATCATAAACCCTCCATAGAGGATATCTTCAAGCACACTTACGCCGAGATGCCACCAGAACTGAAGGATCAGATGGACCGCCTGCAACAGAGGGAGGGGTCCGAATGA
- a CDS encoding alpha-ketoacid dehydrogenase subunit beta → MKMNMVSAINLALHQEMERDETVVVMGEDVGVDGGVFRVTEGLIEKFGPDRVIDTPLSESGIVGTAIGMAMNGLRPVAEMQFMGFSYLSLNQMITHAARMRNRTRGRLSVPMVLRMPYGGGVKALEHHSESTEALYAQIPGLKVVVPSSPKQAKGLLTSSIRDPDPVVFLEPKRSYRLIKEEVPEEAYTIPIGKARVMQEGDDVTVVGWGAMLPLIETATKKLEDISAEIIDLRSISPMDTETILESVKKTGRVVVVQEAPRSFGVGAEISARIMEKSVLHLEAPVERVAAPDITVPLPRSEDYYYINPDRIMRGIAKVMEF, encoded by the coding sequence ATGAAGATGAACATGGTATCGGCCATCAACCTGGCGCTTCATCAGGAGATGGAGAGGGATGAGACCGTGGTGGTGATGGGAGAGGATGTCGGCGTCGATGGAGGGGTATTCCGGGTGACGGAAGGCCTGATCGAGAAGTTCGGTCCCGACCGTGTCATCGACACGCCCCTCTCCGAATCAGGGATCGTGGGCACGGCCATCGGGATGGCGATGAACGGTCTTCGGCCCGTTGCGGAGATGCAGTTCATGGGATTCTCCTACCTCTCTCTGAATCAAATGATAACCCATGCGGCCAGGATGAGGAACAGGACCAGAGGACGACTGTCTGTCCCCATGGTGCTCCGCATGCCTTATGGCGGAGGAGTGAAGGCTCTCGAGCATCACTCGGAGAGCACGGAGGCTCTCTATGCCCAGATACCTGGATTGAAGGTGGTGGTCCCGTCGTCACCAAAACAGGCCAAAGGGTTGCTTACATCCTCCATCAGGGATCCAGATCCAGTTGTCTTCCTTGAGCCGAAGCGATCGTACCGCCTGATCAAGGAAGAAGTTCCTGAAGAGGCCTACACCATACCGATCGGAAAGGCAAGGGTGATGCAGGAAGGCGATGATGTCACCGTGGTGGGGTGGGGGGCCATGCTCCCTTTGATCGAGACGGCGACAAAGAAGCTGGAGGATATCTCCGCGGAGATCATCGACCTTCGCAGCATCTCGCCAATGGACACTGAAACCATACTGGAATCGGTCAAGAAGACGGGAAGGGTCGTGGTGGTTCAGGAGGCTCCAAGGAGCTTCGGCGTTGGTGCCGAGATATCGGCAAGGATCATGGAGAAGTCCGTTCTGCACCTTGAGGCTCCGGTGGAGAGGGTAGCAGCCCCAGATATCACGGTGCCTCTGCCCAGGTCAGAGGATTACTATTACATCAATCCTGACAGGATTATGAGAGGCATAGCCAAGGTGATGGAGTTTTAA
- a CDS encoding 2-oxo acid dehydrogenase subunit E2: MTTEFKFPDLGEGITEGEIKKWLVKEGDVIEADQSLAEVETDKAVVEVPSPSAGKVLKLNYKEGEVVLVGEILAVIGEEEGKPEEIVPVEVRREPEERRKSVSVVGELPEAPEEEQILEAEPVGVLAMPKVRKLAKELGVDISKVKGTGKEGRVLERDIKGAVEEKPKEEKKPKKIPKFDIYGWVDRVPVRGVRRTIAKRMVESLQKTAPVTATEIADVTELVELREREKKTVMETRRIKLTYMPFIVKALVESLKEHPYLNSTMDDENQEIILKKYYNIGIAVATEDGLIVPVVKGADQKSIFELAEEIQRLAEAANNRTIDMADLKGGTFTITNYGVFGGLYATPIINYPEVAILGTGAIRNTPIVIDGEVKIRKIIHLSLTFDHRVLDGAEGQKFLNTLVRYLEDPEIILMSA; encoded by the coding sequence ATGACAACTGAGTTCAAATTCCCGGATCTGGGTGAGGGAATAACAGAGGGTGAGATCAAGAAGTGGCTGGTGAAAGAAGGAGATGTCATCGAGGCAGATCAGTCCCTGGCCGAGGTGGAGACAGATAAGGCGGTGGTTGAGGTGCCATCTCCCAGCGCGGGAAAGGTGCTCAAGCTCAACTATAAGGAGGGCGAAGTTGTCCTCGTGGGCGAAATACTGGCTGTAATCGGTGAGGAGGAAGGGAAGCCCGAAGAGATCGTACCGGTTGAAGTTCGGAGGGAACCCGAGGAGAGACGGAAATCCGTCTCTGTGGTCGGGGAGCTGCCAGAAGCCCCGGAGGAGGAGCAGATCCTTGAAGCGGAACCAGTGGGTGTCCTGGCCATGCCAAAAGTGCGCAAGCTCGCAAAGGAACTTGGAGTAGACATCTCCAAGGTCAAGGGTACTGGAAAGGAAGGCAGGGTGCTGGAGAGGGATATCAAAGGTGCGGTCGAGGAGAAACCCAAGGAAGAGAAGAAGCCCAAGAAGATCCCGAAGTTCGACATATATGGGTGGGTAGATAGGGTCCCGGTCAGGGGAGTTAGGAGGACCATTGCCAAGCGGATGGTCGAATCGCTTCAGAAGACCGCTCCAGTGACCGCTACCGAGATCGCGGACGTCACGGAATTAGTGGAGCTGAGGGAGAGGGAAAAGAAGACCGTCATGGAGACACGCAGAATCAAGCTCACCTACATGCCGTTCATCGTGAAGGCGCTGGTGGAATCGCTGAAAGAGCATCCCTACTTGAACTCCACCATGGATGACGAGAACCAGGAGATCATCCTGAAGAAGTACTACAACATTGGGATAGCAGTGGCTACAGAGGACGGGCTCATCGTACCCGTAGTAAAGGGGGCGGATCAGAAGAGCATCTTCGAGCTGGCGGAGGAGATTCAGAGGCTGGCGGAGGCGGCGAACAACCGGACTATCGATATGGCCGATCTGAAGGGGGGCACCTTCACCATAACCAATTACGGGGTGTTCGGCGGTCTATACGCAACACCGATCATCAACTACCCTGAGGTCGCGATCCTCGGTACAGGTGCAATAAGGAATACACCCATTGTCATCGATGGCGAGGTGAAGATACGGAAGATCATTCACCTTTCGCTCACCTTTGATCACCGGGTCCTGGATGGGGCTGAGGGTCAGAAGTTCCTCAATACCCTTGTGAGATATCTGGAGGATCCTGAGATAATATTGATGTCCGCCTAG